A single genomic interval of Candidatus Cloacimonadota bacterium harbors:
- a CDS encoding magnesium chelatase ATPase subunit I codes for MVKIHYPFTAIVGQEELLLGIILNIINPKMGGLLIKGVKGSGKSTVVYSMTDIVPEIDVLKDCKFNCDPEKTEYWCEDCRGKYSEEKKEIISKEVVNVPVPLSITEDRLLGNVDVELLLKEGKHRFIPGILAKAHRQILYIDEVNLLPDHIVDDILDVSAMGWNRIEREGFSISHPSEFLLIGTMNPEEGELRPQILDRFPLSVMLDSVTDEILRKEIINRNLAYEKDPAKFREQFQQETENLKNFIKIGRTILEEVEVNAEFYDIVVKLCAENKVDGHRADIGIIKTARTHAAFELKKQVELRHIKQAAKFVLGHRTREGGLSKPLTKAEIDEFFDNLKEKEFPKKTEKIYEEINKCINLFSEGGLIQQEKK; via the coding sequence ATGGTAAAAATCCATTATCCATTTACTGCAATTGTCGGGCAGGAAGAGCTGCTTCTCGGAATTATCCTGAATATCATCAATCCCAAGATGGGTGGATTGTTGATCAAAGGTGTCAAAGGTTCGGGGAAAAGCACGGTAGTTTATTCGATGACAGATATCGTCCCGGAGATTGATGTTTTGAAGGATTGTAAATTCAATTGTGATCCGGAAAAAACGGAATATTGGTGTGAAGATTGCCGGGGAAAATATTCTGAAGAAAAAAAGGAAATTATATCCAAAGAAGTCGTGAATGTTCCGGTTCCGTTGAGTATTACGGAAGACAGACTTCTGGGAAATGTCGATGTCGAACTGCTTTTAAAGGAAGGAAAACATCGTTTTATTCCCGGAATTCTGGCAAAAGCTCATCGTCAAATCCTTTATATAGATGAAGTGAATCTGCTTCCGGATCATATTGTCGATGATATTCTCGACGTTTCAGCAATGGGTTGGAATCGTATTGAACGAGAAGGATTTTCCATTTCTCACCCTTCGGAATTTCTTTTGATCGGAACGATGAATCCGGAAGAAGGAGAACTCCGACCACAAATATTGGATAGATTCCCACTCTCGGTTATGCTCGATTCAGTAACAGATGAAATTCTTAGAAAAGAAATAATCAACCGTAATCTTGCTTATGAAAAGGATCCGGCAAAATTCAGGGAGCAATTCCAACAAGAAACGGAAAACTTGAAGAATTTCATCAAGATTGGAAGAACAATTTTGGAAGAAGTGGAAGTGAATGCTGAATTTTATGATATTGTTGTGAAATTATGTGCAGAAAATAAAGTCGATGGACATCGTGCAGATATCGGGATCATCAAAACAGCCAGAACTCACGCTGCCTTCGAATTGAAAAAACAAGTTGAACTGCGTCACATCAAACAAGCAGCGAAATTCGTTCTCGGACATCGCACACGAGAAGGAGGACTTTCCAAACCATTAACAAAAGCAGAGATAGATGAATTTTTCGATAATCTTAAAGAGAAGGAATTTCCTAAAAAGACAGAGAAAATATACGAAGAAATAAATAAATGTATTAATCTATTTTCCGAAGGAGGTTTGATCCAACAGGAAAAAAAATGA